GCATTGGTCCCGATAAACCCCAATTTATTGCCTCCTCTCCGCCAATAATGCCCACTCCCTCAACTCGCTCTAAAAAAATAGGATTCCGTGTAATAAGCCTTTGATATTCAGTAACTCTTGTTAAAAAATAATCACAAAAATCCAAACATTTATCTATCCAGCCATGAGGTAAATCAGCAGCGACTCCTCCAATACGAAAAAAATTATGCATCATTCGCATACCGGTAGCAGCTTCGAATAGGTCATATATCAATTCTCTTTCTCGAAAAATATAGAAGAAGGGGGTCTGTGCGCCAATATCTGCCATAAAAGGGCCAAGCCATAACAAATGCGAAGCTATACGACTTAACTCTAACATAATGACTCTGATATAGCTGGCCCTTTTAGGCACTTGAATATTGCCTAACTGCTCTGGGGCATTTACAGTTATTGCTTCGGTGAACATAGTAGCTAAATAATCCCAACGCGTTACATAAGGTAAATATTGTATAATTGTTCGGTTTTCCGCAATTTTTTCCATCCCTCTATGTAAATAACCCAATATTGGTTCACAGTCAATAACATCTTCACCATCTAGAGTAACAATGAGTCGAAGAACACCGTGCATTGATGGGTGCTGAGGACCCATATTGACTATCATAAGGTCATTTCGTGTAGCTGGTGCAGTCATAGGTTTTTTCCCGATTCATTCTTCCATGAATTGCTGAAAGCGAAAAGAGGTTTATCAAAATTTAAGCGAAAATTCAAAATGACTCTTCAAATTAATTTTTTTTTGTTTCTCGAATCTCCAACTGGCCGATTAATTCTTTATAACGTACTCTATTTTTTTTTGACAAATAGGCGAGCAGCCGTTGACGTTTTCCTAGAATTTTACGCAGACCTCTCTGAGATAAATAGTCTTTTTTGTGCAATTCCAAATGTGAAGTAAGTTTACGTATCCTATTGGTGAAACTCACTACTTGAAATTCAACAGACCCCTTGTTGTCTTCGTTTTCCTCTTTAAAAAAAATTGCACTGAATGAATTTTTTATCATAAAAAAGCTCCTTCTACCCTTTAATTTACATATAAATATATTCGATTTTATCGATCAGTAATAATAATATTAGTCATTTTAATGTAGTAATTAATATACACAAAAATTTTAATTTTTTTATATATTTCAAATTTCATTAATCAAATTTGAATTTGAGTTGGACAGAGAGAGATGGTACGTTTTTACAATCACAACCTCAAATACTTTAGACTTCAAATTCGGAATATTCCGTAGATTCGTTTATTTTCTAGATTTTCTACAAACAAATTGATACGTCATTTATTTTGTATTAATGAAATAAAAATGATCTATATGGGAGGTAAGACAGGGCATATGTACATCTGTTTGCTTTTCTATATGGTACAAAATAGATAGGAAAAATGGACCATCAACCTATTTTGAATTGTGGATATATTCTTAATATACTAAAACGGCTTCCATTATTGGTATTAAACCAATATCTATTCATACAAGCTAAGTCTTCTAATCGATAATTAGGCCAAAGAAATAACTTTAATTTAATTAATTCGTTTTTATCTCTATCAAGATGTTTTTTTTGATCCAAAAAAGGATTCCTTCTTTTTATGTTCTTCTTGTTACAAAATACTGGATTTTTATCCACACTATTTAGATTCTTTGAGTTGAAAGAAAGTAGAATTCTCAATTCTCTACGACGTCTAGACGATAAAATATTTTCAGGAACGACAAAATCATAATGTTTTTTGTCTCGCTTTCGAAGTATTATTTGATATCTTGGGATAGATTCATCCAATTTTTTTTTATTGATATATCTTTGTTCTCGATATCTTTGAGGAGTTTGGTATTTACTCTTATGAACCAACGATATACCTACGGTTTGATATATAATAAAGTATCCGTCGTTTTTTACTGACAAACGGGTGGGATCTAGAAAAAATATCCCCTTTTTATTCAATTCTATAGGAGTCAATTTTTGTCGAATCACCATTATATCCAGATTTAATTCTTTCCTTTGAATAGACGATATAGTAGTATCTCTTGGATTTCTCAGTCCAAGCAAGTAACAATATATCTTGATATTATTGATCATTCTTTCAGTTAACTTCGGAATTAAACCATCGTCTATTATCCATTGAAAAAGCAAATAGTGTTTCCGTAAGAAAATTATTTCTCGTCTCATCTTATTCCGGATCTTATATTTTTTTTTCATTTTATCTTGGTTTTGTGCATATGATCTAAGGCCTCTTCGGCCTGCGGTTTTTTTTTCTTCTTGATTTCGATTCATTAATTCATAATATATTTTTTCATTCGATGGTCTAAAAAAGTGGAATTTTTTATTCTCATTGATGTTTTTCTTTTTATTTAAATTGAAAAGAAGTAATTTGCTTGGTATAATCCATGGTTTTGTTTTGTATACATTGTAAAGTGGCACAAATTCTGGGAAGAACGTAAGTTTCAGATTTGTCGATATTGGGTTTAGGATTTCTTCATTCATTTCCATCCAATCAAAAAAAATTTTCTTGTCATTGATTGGATTTCTTTCTAAATCTTGATGAATCGTCAGAGATAAAATAGCGTTTTTATCCATTTTATAAATTTTATGGTAATTCGTATTTCCAAGCTTAGTATTTATATTACTGTTATAATCCATTTTGGTCCAGGCCTCAATATCTATTTTTTGTCTTATAAAAAAATTTAAAATTGTCCAATCAAAATATTTTCTGTCCGGATTTTTTTTCATATACATAATATCACCCGTTTCTAGATAATGATTGATAGGAATTTCCTCCAGGTTTTCAGATAAATTTTGTTTTTTCTTGTTGTAATTAAAAGCAATTTTTTGGTTGTTTTTTAATTCGGATGGTGATCCAAAAAAAATATATGAGGATTTCTTAATTTCAGAATTAATAGATTTATATGAAAAAAGATCATATATATAGTATTTTAGAAAATTATCTTTTTGGTTTGGTAATGGATATACTTTAAAATCCTTTTGTTTTTTGTGATAAAGTAATCGGTCTTTTTCATACGAATTGCATTTTGTTAAATCTTTATTTGGGGTCATACCACCTTCATTTATTGTAGTTCGCCATTTTTTTGGTATTAATCCAGACCACCTAATCTGAGATAAATTGTATTGATAATGACCTCTTAACCAGCTTTTCCATTGATTCGTTTCATAACTTGAAAGTTTAGTATGTCTTAATTCGGAATGAAATATTCCTTGTGTTAAAAAATAATTTTTCATTGCAGTCTTAAGAAAAAAAGGAGTTCCATTATACTCAAAAATATCTCTTAACTTATAAAAATGAATAATTGGGGTTTGTGATAATTTGTAAAATACATATGCTTGTGATAAAGAGGATAAGTCAAAAAAAAGACGTGAATTCCTCTTACTATTTTGGATATTGTAAAGTGCACTTTTTATAGTCGAAATAAAATTAATTTCTTTTTTTTTTTTAATTTCTTGGTTTGTTTTATTATTGTAGTTTGTTTTATTTGTTTTATTATTGTAAATGTAAATGTATTTATCAAAACAAAAATTTATTGATTCAAGAAGGAGTTGTGTAGAAATTCTGGCAATATGAATAATACATACAAAGATATCGATGTATATTCTTTTAATGAAAATTGTTATAAACAAATAGAATTTATAGATTAATCGAGTGCTTCTTCTTTTTATTTTTAAGATTTTTAAAAGAATATTTGGTGATTTGTTTTTTCTATTAAAACTTGTTTTGTTAGGACTACCTCTTTTCTTGGCGTTACTGTTTTTTTCTTTCATAAGACCCTTTGTTTTCGTTCTTATCGTGCTTGTTCTATCAGTCAGATTTTTAATTTTTTTATCTCTCAGTGAATCATTTTTATTATCTGTAGATTTAATTTTTATAAACGAGTCGTGAATTTGGTGATTCCTAATTATATAATCTTTTTTTTTATTAGTTTCGCCGGATTCATACACCTTTTTCAATATAAATAATCGAGTTGGATGTATTTTGAAGAGTTCTTTTTTTATTCTTTTTATAAACAGAAATAAAACGTTTTTAATAATCACCTCTTTTGGTTCTTTTGAATCTTGTAGAAAATCTTTTGTTCTTTCTTTTAAAACTCTTAGAACTTTTAAATTGTTGTTTTTCGTTTTTTGCATTTTTTTTTTAAGTTCTTTTAAAATAGGCTTAAAAAAGGAAGGTTTTGGAGGGATAGAACCAAAGTTAAGGGTAGTTTGCGCTCCCCAAGCCGTTAAAAAATAAAATTTTGGTTGTTCTTCTTTCTTTAGATCTTTATAAGAAGAAAAAGAGGTCCTCAATTTGGATCTGTGCCAAGGTTTCAAATAAAAAGGAAATACTATTTTTATCTGAATACCATCTTTAAACCAATTTTTGGGAAGTTCGAATTCTGATACTTGAACACCATTATAGGTACATATAATATGCTTTTCTCTATTCCACTCATCGAAGTCCTCAGTCCATTCGGGGGGTTGAGATAATAAAATACGCCCAATATTTTTAACTATTATCAATGAAGGTAATAAAATATATTTTCTAAAAATTGATTGAATTATTAAAATTAAACTTCTTGTTGCTTGTGGATATGGAATGAAATCCCAGGCTTCCGCGATTTTTATCGACGCTTTTTCCTTTATTTTGTCTTCTTGTTCTTCCGTATAATCTTTCAATCCTGATCCTTTACCCATACAATTTCTAAAAAAAGATTTCATCCGTTCAGGGATATTAAAAGAAAAAAGTGGGTATTTTTTTATTCTGTCCAAAAAAAGAGGGGAATGCGCATTTGCTTGAAACAATTTCCAAATAACAGTTTTACGCCTTTGAACACGCATAGAACCTTTGATGAATTCTCGACGAAAATCTGATTCTTCTGAATAGTCTCTAAAAGACATCCAATTTTTGATACTTGCATTTCGACTACGTTTAGTAGGCCTATAAATTATTATACCATCCCTTTTTCTTGAACGTATCTGATAATCTAATGGTAGGCCTTCATGAGCTGTGCCCGATAGGAATTCCAATTCGGTAATAAGTTTGTATGACCATCTAGGGACTTTTTTACTGATTTCTTTTATTACAAATTTTTGTTTTGTTTTTTGATCATTAGGGCTAGTTAGAATTGTATTCAATAAAAATTTGTAAAATTTGTCTCTTTTTTTTGAACCAACTCCTCCTTGTTCTTTTTCTGAAAATAAAGAGAGGCCCTTCCTCGATCCCGATTCTCTATCCAATTTACTGATTAAAGTAAATAAATGACGATTTTCCGTTGAAAAGGTTTTTTTATCAAATTGGTCTATTTTCTGTTCAAATTCTTGGTAATCAGTATCAGGAAGAAGGAGACTATGAATCTTATTAATTTCCAATGTCTCTATGAAATTTTCTAACGAAATTTTATTTATGATTGAAGGTGAAATTTTTTTTTGGATTGTTCCCCGATATAACCCATTCAAAATGGGATCATACATTTTAGGCAAGTAATATTTTCTAGTCTTATCATTACACAATCTAGTACTTTTTTCGAGTATATCTAGAGAAAAAAATCCCGTATCTAGAGCCTCAATTCTATTTAAAAACTCGTTGTTTAAGTTGTTATTTTTGTGTTGGTTAGTATAAACCCAATGATTGTACAGTTCAGCCGAAGAGAGTTTTTCTAGTGTGGGCAGGGACATCCTTCTTTGTATCATTTCTCCAAAAGTTGACAAGCTAGGCGGATACGTAAAAGAGATTCTTTCTTTTCCATCACTTCGGCATGTATAAAAAAAATATTGTGACATTTCTTTTCTTGTAGTCCTTTCAAATCTATTATTTTTTATGTATCGTAATGGGCGATTCCATCGTTTATAATCGAAAAGAAAGGTCAGAAGAGGTTTTTCAAACCAGAAGAGGCCTTTATAAACTGGGCTATTGTTATAGCGTATCTCTGTAAAGTGGAATTCATCCTTTGTTTTTTCCTTTCCATTCACTCGGATCTCTTCCGTTTCATCGATTTTGTCCGGATCCTCCTTTTCTTCCGAAAAAAGGGAAGGAGAAGGATCTTCTTCGGTGGATCCCTCTTGTTCCTGTTTAGTCCCCTTCGTTTCGGAAGCTGTTTCTATTTCTACATCTGTTTCTTCCTCACTTTCCCACCCTTCTTCCGTTTGTGGATTCAGTTTCTTAGTAAAAATGGGTGACGGTATTCTGCCTAAATAGTAGACACAGGTAATAAATAAGAGAATACTAAATATTCGAGCCATATAATTTATCAATTCTGACTTATTAGATCGAATGTACTTATTCGATCTAATAGAATTATTTTGCCGTATCCAGACTAATACCAATCCAACCCATTTCATGAATAAAATGTGACCAATTAACCAACCAACAAAACTGCTTGTTACAAATAACATCTTGTTGTTGCATCGAAACATATAAATGTTGACTAATCTGGCTAGCATTGAACTTGGTAAAATGAAATGGTTGAATAATTGAAAAATGAGATTATTCAGGAATACGCATTGAATGCTGAGATTACGCATTGAATTTCTGGTAGTAGATCCATAATCAAAAAAGTTTTTGTGATTTTTCCAGAAGAAATGAAACAAAAGATACGGTAGAGCTAGTACAGTTATTGTATGAGGTCTACCCAATGCTAGATGCAGAGGCGCATAATAGATCGATATGAACATCATGAGCTGTCCCGTAATAAAACCTGTTGTTGCTGATACCTTCTTCTCGGTTCCTTCTTCTCCTTCTTCCATAACCTGAGCTCGGAGAAGGAAGAGATAAGAGGGCCCTATGGAGAATGTGGTCAGAAATCCATAATAGAGTCCGACCACAACGACCGAATTGATTATCTTCATGCATAAGGATACTAGATTACCTAGTAGAAAAGATTTCAAAATCATCACAAACCTCCCTTTTTCTTTTCTATTGCAATTTCTGGATTATTATATGATGATTTTTGAACTTTCCATACATAGAAAAGAAATCTAAAGAGATAGACTAGAAACGACATCTGTTATGTCAATGACACCAAAGGGATATTAAATGACAAAGGGATATTAAATGAATGGAATTGGGATATGGATGGAATATAATGAAATAGAGCCACTTTGTGGTTCCCTATGAAATCAGGCATGGAAGGGGGCCACTACGAAGAAGTTCCGGGAGTTACGAAAGAAGCTTCGAGCTCATATTGGTCATGGGTTGAGAACGAGAATGAACTCTATGAGATCGAATCTCTCGTTATTCCTCAGTAGCTCAGTGGTAGAGCGGTCGGCTGTTAACTGACTGGTCGTAGGTTCGAATCCTACCTGGGGAGATTTGATTCATTCTGAATTAAAGAATTAAGAATAAAAGAAAAGGGCTCGCTTTGACCGTTAAGAGTAGGTAATCCCTTCCCCGTCTTTGTTTCTATTGCATTCTATCTCATCGTATCACATCCTGTTCTGCGAGATTTGAAAATCACCGTCAATACAATACCTCGGCGTAGGTCCGGGATAATCCTTTGTTCCATAGCCCTGGGGCTATTTACAACTATCCAATTAAGAATTCTCAGATGGACTAGTACTAGCAGTGCATCAAAGATGCAGTCATCGATTCTCCCGAGAGTCCACAATTGCCGTGAGCAAACATATTAATGACGAGGAACGCTTTTTTGTTAGGCTACTAATACTTGTACTTGCTCTACTATTCTGCCCCAGCCAGGTTGAGGAAGAGTTACGGGACGTAAAACAAAAAATACGCAGACGGGGGTCGAGCATACTATGTGTAATGAAAGGGTTTACGATAAAAAAAAAGGCCATTCCATTTCGACAAAAGACCCACACCCAAGTTCCATTATCCCGATCATGATTTTCCTACCCCCAGAGGGAAAGGCACTTCCCTTTTGGGCCGGTTGTGGGCGAGGAGGGATTCGAACCCCCGACACCGTGGTTCGTAGCCACGTGCTCTAATCCTCTGAGCTACAGGCCCCACCCCGTCTCCACTTGATCTGTTCCCGGGAGTACCCTCAAAAAAAGGAACCTTTCCTCTCCCCAGCCATTTCGGGTTAAGAAGATGTGAAAGCGCCTTTCTCTCTATAAGAACGGAACGGTGCGTTCCGAGGTGTGAAGTGGGAGAGGAGGGATGTCATAATTGGGGTTTTGAATAAGACGACCTTTTGATTTCTCATTTATTTCTTTTTCATATTGAAAAAGAAATAAGAATGGGAGGTGTTAAGCTTTTTATCATCCTGGCGTCGAGCTATTTTTCCGCAGGACCTCCCCTACAGTATCGTCACCGCAGTAGAGTTTAACCACCAAGTTCGGGATGGATTGGTGTGGTTCCTCTACGCCTAGGACACCAGAATATCGAACCATGAACGAAGAAAGGCATGAGAGAAAAGCATATTGGCTAGTGATTGTGAGGCCCCAATTCTTGATTGGAGGGGACACCAAAGGCCTCTGCCCTTCCATCCCTCGGTTGGATAGGTAGAGAGGGCAGAGCTCTTGGTTTTTTCATGTTGTCAAAGAGTTGAACAATGAAAATAGACGGCTAGTGCCTGACCCGAATTGATCGGGTCATGTAGGAACAAGGTTCAAGTCTACCGGTCTGTTAGGATGCCTCAGCTGCATACATCACTGCACTTCCACTTGACACCTATCGTAATGATAAACGGCTCGTCTCGCCGTGACCTTCTCTTGAATTCTCAAAACTTCTGTCGCTCCATCCCCGCAGGGGCAGAGAACCCGTCGCTGTCTTGGCTGTGCTACCGGAGGCTCCGGGGAAGTCGGAATAGGAGAGCACTCATCTTGGGGTGGGCTTACTACTTAGATGCTTTCAGCAGTTATCCGCTCCGCACTTGGCTACCCAGCGTTTACCGTGGGCACGATAACTGGTACACCAGAGGTGCGTCCTTCCCGGTCCTCTCGTACTAGGGAAAGGTCCTCTCAATGCTCTAACGCCCACACCGGATATGGACCGAACTGTCTCACGACGTTCTGAACCCAGCTCACGTACCGCTTTAATGGGCGAACAGCCCAACCCTTGGAACATACTACAGCCCCAGGTGGCGAAGAGCCGACATCGAGGTGCCAAACCTTCCCGTCGATGTGAGCTCTTGGGGAAGATCAGCCTGTTATCCCTAGAGTAACTTTTATCCGTTGAGCGACGGCCCTTCCACTCGGCACCGTCGGATCACTAAGGCCGACTTTCGTCCCTGCTCGACGGGTGGGTCTTGCAGTCAAGCTCCCTTCTGCCTTTGCACTCGAGGGCCAATCTCCGTCCGGCCCGAGGAAACCTTTGCACGCCTCCGTTACCTTTTGGGAGGCCTACGCCCCATAGAAACTGTCTACCTGAGACTGTCCCTTGGCCCGTAGGTCCTGACACAAGGTTAGAATTCTAGCTCTTCCAGAGTGGTATCTCACTGATGGCTCGGGCCCCCCCGGAAGGAGGCCTTCTTCGCCTTCCACCTAAGCTGCGCAGGAAAGGCCCAAACCCAATCCCAGGGAACAGTGAAGCTTCATAGGGTCTTTCTGTCCAGGTGCAGGTAGTCCGCATCTTCACAGACATGTCTATTTCACCGAGCCTCTCTCCGAGACAGTGCCCAGATCGTTACGCCTTTCGTGCGGGTCGGAACTTACCCGACAAGGAATTTCGCTACCTTAGGACCGTTATAGTTACGGCCGCCGTTCACCGGGGCTTCGGTCGCCGGCTCCCCTGTCATCAGGTCACCAACTTCCTTGACCTTCCGGCACTGGGCAGGCGTCAGCCCCCATACATGGTCTTACGACTTTGCGGAGACCTGTGTTTTTGGTAAACAGTCGCCCGGGCCTGGTCACTGCGACCCCCTTTGTGAGGAGGCACCCCTTCTCCCGAAGTTACGGGGCTATTTTGCCGAGTTCCTTAGAGAGAGTTGTCTCGCGCCCCTAGGTATTCTCTACCTACCTACCTGTGTCGGTTTCGGGTACAGGTACCCTTTTGTTGAAGGTCGTTCGAGCTTTTCCTGGGAGTATGGCATGGGTTACTTCAGCGCCGTAGCGCCTGGTACTCGAACATTGGCTCGAGGCATTTTCTCTACCCCTTCTTACCCTGAAAAAGCAGGGTCACCTTACGTCCTTGAACCGATAACCATCTTTCGGCTAACCTAGCCTCCTCCGTCCCTCGGGACCAACAAGGGGTAGTACAGGAATATTCACCTGTTGTCCATCGACTACGCCTTTCGGCCTGATCTTAGGCCCTGACTCACCCTCCGTGGACGAACCTTGCGGAGGAACCCTTAGGTTTTCGGGGCATTGGATTCTCACCAATGTTTGCGTTACTCAAGCCGACATTCTCGCTTCCGCTTCGTCCACTACCGCTCGCGCGGGTGCTTCCCTCTAAGGCGGAACGCTCCCCTACCGATGTATTTTTACATCCCACAGCTTCGGCAGATCGCTTAGCCCCGTTCATCTTCGGCGCAAGAGCGCTCGATCAGTGAGCTATTACGCACTCTTTCAAGGGTGGCTGCTTCTAGGCAAACCTCCTGGCTGTCTCTGCACCCCTACCTCCTTTATCACTGAGCGGTCATTTAGGGGCCTTAGCTGGTGATCCGGGCTGTTTCCCTCTCGACGATGAAGCTTATCCCCCATCGTCTCACTGGTCGACCTTGACCTTATTTTGAGGTCATATCTAGTATTCAGAGTTTGCCTCGATTTGGTACCGCTCTCGCGGCCCGCACCGAAACAGTGCTTTACCCCTAGATGTCCAGTCAACTGCTGCGCCTCAACGCATTTCGGGGAGAACCAGCTAGCTCTGGGTTCGAGTGGCATTTCACCCCTAACCACAACTCATCCGCTGATTCTTCAACATCAGTCGGTTCGGACCTCCACTTAGTTTCACCCAAGCTTCATCCTGGTCATGGATAGATCACCCAGGTTCGGGTCCATAAGCAGTGACAATTGCCCTATGAAGACTCGCTTTCGCTACGGCTCCGGTGGGTTCCCTTAACCAAGCCACTGCCTATGAGTCGCCGGCTCATTCTTCAACAGGCACGCGGTCAGAGCCCCGGGCTCCTCCCACTGCTTGGGAGCTTACGGTTTCATGTTCTATTTCACTCCCCGATGGGGGTTCTTTTCACCCTTCCCTCACGGTACTACTTCGCTATCGGTCACCCAGGAGTATTTAGCCTTGCAAGGTGGTCCTTGCTGATTCACACGGGATTCCACGTGCCCCATGCTACTCGGGTCAGAGCGTAAGCTAGTGATGCTTTCGGCTACTGGACTCTCGCCATCTAGGGTGCAGTACTCCACCGCTTCGCCTAGCAGCACGACGCTTGTATTGCTCTCCCACAACCCCGTTTTCACGGTTTAGGCTGCTCCCATTTCGCTCGCCGCTACTACGGGAATCGCTTTTGCTTTCTTTTCCTCTGGCTACTAAGATGTTTCAGTTCGCCAGGTTGTCTCTTGCCTGCCCATGGATTCAGCAGCAGTTTGAAAGGTTGACCTATTCGGGAATCTCCGGATCTATGCTTATTTTCAACTCCCCGAAGCATTTCGTCGCTTACTACGCCCTTCCTCGTCTCTGGGTGCCTAGGTATCCACCGTAAGCCTTTCCTCGTTTGAACCTCGCCCTTAACTTTAAGGCTATGCCATCCTAAGGTGCTGCTAAATGGATGGATCTTATCAACGTCCATGAATGATAAATCATAGATTGGGTACTATCATATAGCTTTGTATCGGCTAAGTTCACGAGTTGGAGATAAGCGGACTCGAACCGCTGACATCCGCCGCAGGGTAAACCACCGCCTCTCAGGTCCCCCGACTGATTCTACCATAGAGGCCAACGATAGACAATAACTCCCCCCCGAACACAGCTTACAACTTTCATCGTACTGTGCTCTCCAAAGAGCAACTCTTCTCAAAATCTCACTCAAAAGGTGCTGAGTTGGAATCCCATTCTAACTAAGGATTCTTGTGGTTCCGGAGGATCCAGCTACAGGAGAACCGGGAACGGAGAGCTCCCCCCCCCCTTTCCGACGACTCTTTGGTCTTAAGAACGCAAGTTTTAAGAATGAGTGATTGCCCTTCTCCGACCCTTACTGCCCAACCTGAGAGCGAACAGCTAATGCGTTCCACTTATTGATTATTGAACAGGGTTCTATGGTCGGTCCGTGACCCCTGGATGCCGAAGGCGTCCTTGGGGTGATCTCGTAGTTCCTACGGGGTGGAGATGATGGGGTCGGTCCATGGATTTTCCTTCCTTTTTCCGCATTTCGCTCAAAGGGTTGAAGGGAGATAGTGCATCAAGCTGTTCGCAAGGCCAACTTGATCCTCTTCCCCAGAGATCCCAGATGAGGGAACCCTAGGAGAGCCGCCGACTCCAACTACCGTCCATGTACGATCCATACTGGATCTGACCAACTGCCCATCCTACCTCCTCTACGTTCTTGACAGCCCATCTT
The nucleotide sequence above comes from Daucus carota subsp. sativus plastid, complete sequence. Encoded proteins:
- the ndhH gene encoding NADH dehydrogenase subunit 7 yields the protein MTAPATRNDLMIVNMGPQHPSMHGVLRLIVTLDGEDVIDCEPILGYLHRGMEKIAENRTIIQYLPYVTRWDYLATMFTEAITVNAPEQLGNIQVPKRASYIRVIMLELSRIASHLLWLGPFMADIGAQTPFFYIFRERELIYDLFEAATGMRMMHNFFRIGGVAADLPHGWIDKCLDFCDYFLTRVTEYQRLITRNPIFLERVEGVGIIGGEEAINWGLSGPMLRASGIQWDLRKVDHYESYDEFDWGVQWQKEGDSLARYLVRISEMTESVKIIQQALEGITGGPYENLEIRRFDKVWDPEWNDFDYRFISKKPSPTFELSKQELYVRVEAPKGELGIFLIGDKGIFPWRWKIRPPGFINLQILPQLVKRMKLADIMTILGSIDIIMGEVDR
- the rps15 gene encoding ribosomal protein S15 produces the protein MIKNSFSAIFFKEENEDNKGSVEFQVVSFTNRIRKLTSHLELHKKDYLSQRGLRKILGKRQRLLAYLSKKNRVRYKELIGQLEIRETKKN
- the ycf1 gene encoding Ycf1 — its product is MILKSFLLGNLVSLCMKIINSVVVVGLYYGFLTTFSIGPSYLFLLRAQVMEEGEEGTEKKVSATTGFITGQLMMFISIYYAPLHLALGRPHTITVLALPYLLFHFFWKNHKNFFDYGSTTRNSMRNLSIQCVFLNNLIFQLFNHFILPSSMLARLVNIYMFRCNNKMLFVTSSFVGWLIGHILFMKWVGLVLVWIRQNNSIRSNKYIRSNKSELINYMARIFSILLFITCVYYLGRIPSPIFTKKLNPQTEEGWESEEETDVEIETASETKGTKQEQEGSTEEDPSPSLFSEEKEDPDKIDETEEIRVNGKEKTKDEFHFTEIRYNNSPVYKGLFWFEKPLLTFLFDYKRWNRPLRYIKNNRFERTTRKEMSQYFFYTCRSDGKERISFTYPPSLSTFGEMIQRRMSLPTLEKLSSAELYNHWVYTNQHKNNNLNNEFLNRIEALDTGFFSLDILEKSTRLCNDKTRKYYLPKMYDPILNGLYRGTIQKKISPSIINKISLENFIETLEINKIHSLLLPDTDYQEFEQKIDQFDKKTFSTENRHLFTLISKLDRESGSRKGLSLFSEKEQGGVGSKKRDKFYKFLLNTILTSPNDQKTKQKFVIKEISKKVPRWSYKLITELEFLSGTAHEGLPLDYQIRSRKRDGIIIYRPTKRSRNASIKNWMSFRDYSEESDFRREFIKGSMRVQRRKTVIWKLFQANAHSPLFLDRIKKYPLFSFNIPERMKSFFRNCMGKGSGLKDYTEEQEDKIKEKASIKIAEAWDFIPYPQATRSLILIIQSIFRKYILLPSLIIVKNIGRILLSQPPEWTEDFDEWNREKHIICTYNGVQVSEFELPKNWFKDGIQIKIVFPFYLKPWHRSKLRTSFSSYKDLKKEEQPKFYFLTAWGAQTTLNFGSIPPKPSFFKPILKELKKKMQKTKNNNLKVLRVLKERTKDFLQDSKEPKEVIIKNVLFLFIKRIKKELFKIHPTRLFILKKVYESGETNKKKDYIIRNHQIHDSFIKIKSTDNKNDSLRDKKIKNLTDRTSTIRTKTKGLMKEKNSNAKKRGSPNKTSFNRKNKSPNILLKILKIKRRSTRLIYKFYLFITIFIKRIYIDIFVCIIHIARISTQLLLESINFCFDKYIYIYNNKTNKTNYNNKTNQEIKKKKEINFISTIKSALYNIQNSKRNSRLFFDLSSLSQAYVFYKLSQTPIIHFYKLRDIFEYNGTPFFLKTAMKNYFLTQGIFHSELRHTKLSSYETNQWKSWLRGHYQYNLSQIRWSGLIPKKWRTTINEGGMTPNKDLTKCNSYEKDRLLYHKKQKDFKVYPLPNQKDNFLKYYIYDLFSYKSINSEIKKSSYIFFGSPSELKNNQKIAFNYNKKKQNLSENLEEIPINHYLETGDIMYMKKNPDRKYFDWTILNFFIRQKIDIEAWTKMDYNSNINTKLGNTNYHKIYKMDKNAILSLTIHQDLERNPINDKKIFFDWMEMNEEILNPISTNLKLTFFPEFVPLYNVYKTKPWIIPSKLLLFNLNKKKNINENKKFHFFRPSNEKIYYELMNRNQEEKKTAGRRGLRSYAQNQDKMKKKYKIRNKMRREIIFLRKHYLLFQWIIDDGLIPKLTERMINNIKIYCYLLGLRNPRDTTISSIQRKELNLDIMVIRQKLTPIELNKKGIFFLDPTRLSVKNDGYFIIYQTVGISLVHKSKYQTPQRYREQRYINKKKLDESIPRYQIILRKRDKKHYDFVVPENILSSRRRRELRILLSFNSKNLNSVDKNPVFCNKKNIKRRNPFLDQKKHLDRDKNELIKLKLFLWPNYRLEDLACMNRYWFNTNNGSRFSILRIYPQFKIG